Proteins encoded together in one Micromonospora auratinigra window:
- a CDS encoding response regulator transcription factor, with protein sequence MRILLVEDDRRVAGALSSALTRRGYQVEHAATVEAALHAAPCDLVLLDLTLPDGDGTDLCRELRRRSSQLGIIAVTARGEERDRVLGLRLGADDYVVKPFSMVELQARIEAVLRRAAHTVPERHLIEAGTVRIDVGGRTVSVAGRPVALTRKEFDILLSLARQPGVAVPRERILLDVWGTTWADRHTVEVHVGSLRGKLGDPTLVETVRGVGYRLRGE encoded by the coding sequence GTGCGGATCCTCCTGGTCGAGGACGATCGTCGGGTGGCGGGTGCCCTCTCGTCCGCCCTGACCCGGCGCGGTTACCAGGTGGAGCACGCGGCCACCGTCGAGGCGGCGCTGCACGCCGCCCCCTGCGACCTGGTCCTGCTCGACCTGACCCTGCCCGACGGCGACGGCACCGACCTGTGCCGGGAGCTGCGCCGGCGCAGCAGCCAGCTCGGCATCATCGCGGTCACCGCCCGCGGTGAGGAGCGCGACCGGGTGCTCGGGCTGCGGCTCGGCGCCGACGACTACGTGGTGAAACCGTTCTCCATGGTGGAGCTCCAGGCCCGGATCGAGGCGGTGCTGCGTCGGGCCGCGCACACCGTGCCGGAGCGGCACCTGATCGAGGCCGGCACGGTCCGCATCGACGTGGGTGGGCGGACGGTCAGCGTGGCCGGCCGGCCGGTGGCGCTCACCCGCAAGGAGTTCGACATCCTGCTCTCGCTGGCCCGCCAGCCCGGGGTGGCGGTGCCCCGGGAACGGATCCTGCTCGACGTCTGGGGCACCACGTGGGCCGACCGGCACACGGTGGAGGTGCACGTCGGTTCGCTGCGCGGCAAGCTCGGCGACCCGACCCTGGTGGAGACCGTACGCGGGGTCGGCTACCGGCTCCGCGGCGAGTGA
- a CDS encoding sensor histidine kinase, producing the protein MRRRLVISYLLLMVLVLLALETPLAATLASRETDRVRADRLADATRFASLAGPALRGGGPGPLDGELAAYDDLYGIGAAVVDRDRRTVAASASWQFGSGADTALDIALAGQQFSGPDSVWPWVDGPVVVAVPINDGGEVLGAVVTSTPAAKVRRTVTAWWLLLAGIGLLAVLACVSLAFALAGWVLRPVTELDAVTHEIAEGHRTARVRPRLGPPELRRLAASFNHMADAVSDVMDRQRAFVAHASHQLRNPLTALRLRVEELGPSLVDADGRAEHRLALEETDRLATVLDALLTLARAEREENQQVTVDAAEVAASRVAAWLPLARHRSVDLRLDAADGPAYARTVPTAVDQALDALIDNAVKFSGAGGAVTVTVRAADDGITVQVGDTGPGMTADQLDQATERFWRAPDVQNVDGAGLGLTIVAVLVDASDGRLTMRQGDPRGLVAELWFPAPERPADPLDTPVDEVAEPVGSHPTRP; encoded by the coding sequence GTGCGTCGCCGGCTCGTGATCAGCTACCTGCTCCTGATGGTGCTGGTGCTGCTCGCCCTGGAGACGCCCCTGGCGGCCACCCTGGCCAGCCGGGAGACCGACCGGGTCCGCGCCGACCGGCTCGCCGACGCCACCCGCTTCGCCTCGCTGGCCGGCCCGGCGCTGCGTGGCGGCGGTCCCGGCCCGCTCGACGGGGAACTGGCCGCCTACGACGACCTGTACGGCATCGGCGCGGCCGTGGTCGACCGGGACCGGCGTACCGTGGCGGCCTCGGCGAGCTGGCAGTTCGGCTCGGGCGCGGACACCGCCCTGGACATCGCGCTGGCCGGGCAGCAGTTCAGCGGACCGGACTCCGTGTGGCCCTGGGTGGACGGCCCGGTGGTGGTCGCCGTGCCGATCAACGACGGCGGCGAGGTGTTGGGGGCGGTGGTGACCTCGACCCCGGCGGCGAAGGTACGCCGTACCGTCACCGCCTGGTGGCTGCTGCTCGCCGGCATCGGCCTGCTCGCCGTGCTGGCCTGCGTCTCGCTCGCGTTCGCGCTGGCCGGCTGGGTGCTGCGCCCGGTCACCGAGCTGGACGCGGTCACCCACGAGATCGCCGAGGGGCACCGCACCGCCCGGGTCCGCCCCCGCCTCGGGCCGCCCGAGCTGCGCCGGCTCGCGGCCAGCTTCAACCACATGGCCGACGCGGTCTCCGACGTGATGGACCGGCAGCGCGCCTTCGTGGCGCACGCCAGCCACCAGCTGCGCAACCCGCTGACCGCGCTGCGGCTGCGGGTGGAGGAGCTGGGACCGAGCCTGGTCGACGCCGACGGCCGGGCCGAGCACCGGCTGGCCCTGGAGGAGACCGACCGGCTGGCCACCGTGCTCGACGCGCTGCTCACTCTGGCCCGCGCCGAACGGGAGGAGAACCAGCAGGTCACTGTGGACGCCGCCGAGGTGGCCGCCTCGCGGGTGGCGGCCTGGTTGCCGCTGGCCCGGCACCGCTCGGTCGACCTGCGCCTCGACGCCGCCGACGGCCCCGCGTACGCCCGGACCGTGCCGACCGCCGTCGACCAGGCGCTCGACGCGCTGATCGACAACGCGGTCAAGTTCAGCGGGGCCGGGGGAGCGGTGACGGTGACCGTCCGCGCCGCCGACGACGGGATCACCGTGCAGGTGGGCGACACCGGCCCGGGCATGACGGCCGACCAGCTCGACCAGGCCACCGAGCGGTTCTGGCGGGCCCCCGACGTGCAGAACGTCGACGGGGCCGGGCTCGGCCTGACCATCGTGGCCGTGCTGGTCGACGCCTCCGACGGTCGGCTCACCATGCGCCAGGGTGACCCCCGGGGCCTGGTCGCCGAACTCTGGTTCCCCGCCCCGGAGCGGCCGGCCGACCCGCTCGACACCCCGGTGGACGAGGTCGCCGAGCCGGTCGGCTCCCACCCCACCCGGCCCTGA
- a CDS encoding TAXI family TRAP transporter solute-binding subunit, producing MAAPVALLMLLLPVTAGLAACRDEPHQPVRIRIATGSPTAVYHAFGQSLATILNRELAGVRASVVVTAASAQNVRLVGSGQAELGFTQADVLPPSSPEHPTVLAVARVYDDLLHLVTTAGGPVRTLADLRGRRVSVGADGSGTEVTAMRLLQVAQLGGDRVHQEHLGLDDSVAALRAGRIDAFFFSGGLPVRGIAELAGTTAVRMVDLGEWAEPLRRGYGQVYVTRDIPRSMYGTDPVSTVANPNYLIVRADLPEPLVREVTRLLMERRAELAEAHPAAGRMSPRSAIVTTPLPLHPGAADWYRSSKP from the coding sequence ATGGCGGCGCCGGTGGCGCTGCTGATGCTGCTGCTCCCGGTCACCGCCGGCCTGGCCGCCTGCCGGGACGAGCCACACCAACCGGTGCGGATCAGGATCGCCACCGGCAGCCCGACGGCGGTCTACCACGCCTTCGGCCAGTCGCTGGCCACCATCCTCAACCGGGAGCTGGCCGGGGTGCGGGCCAGCGTGGTGGTCACCGCCGCGTCCGCGCAGAACGTCCGGCTGGTCGGCTCCGGCCAGGCGGAGCTGGGCTTCACCCAGGCCGACGTGCTGCCGCCGAGCAGCCCCGAGCACCCCACCGTGCTGGCCGTCGCCCGCGTCTACGACGACCTGCTGCACCTGGTCACCACGGCGGGTGGCCCGGTGCGGACCCTCGCGGACCTGCGGGGCCGGCGGGTGTCGGTGGGCGCCGACGGCTCCGGCACCGAGGTCACCGCGATGCGCCTGCTCCAGGTGGCGCAGCTCGGCGGGGACCGGGTGCACCAGGAACACCTGGGGCTGGACGACTCGGTGGCCGCGCTGCGCGCCGGCCGGATCGACGCGTTCTTCTTCTCCGGCGGCCTGCCGGTGCGCGGGATCGCGGAGCTGGCCGGCACCACCGCCGTGCGGATGGTCGACCTGGGCGAGTGGGCGGAGCCGCTGCGTCGCGGCTACGGGCAGGTCTACGTCACCCGGGACATCCCCCGCTCGATGTACGGCACCGACCCGGTGAGCACGGTGGCGAACCCGAACTACCTGATCGTCCGGGCGGACCTGCCCGAGCCGCTGGTCCGGGAGGTGACCCGGCTGCTGATGGAGCGCCGGGCGGAGCTGGCCGAGGCGCACCCGGCGGCCGGCCGGATGAGTCCCCGGTCGGCGATCGTCACCACCCCGTTGCCGTTGCATCCCGGCGCGGCCGACTGGTATCGGTCCAGCAAACCCTGA
- a CDS encoding glycosyltransferase family 2 protein: MTETQQRPRDDRQVPRHERRDFAPRRSRYAVVVPVINEGERLRGQLRRMHDCGHGLDVLVADGGSTDGSLADDFLAAHGVRSVLVKTGPGRLGAQLRMAFSAALDDGYQGVITVDGNGKDGVDAIARFAARLDEGYDYVQGSRFVRGGRAVNTPWSRYLAIRLLHAPLLSAGARTWYTDTTNGFRGHSARLLADPRVGVFRTVFDAYELLAYLPVRAARLGLRVGEVPVTRAYPRGAVPTKITKWSGHLDLLAVAARAATGRYDPDAG; this comes from the coding sequence ATGACCGAGACCCAGCAGCGACCCCGCGACGACCGCCAGGTCCCGCGCCACGAGCGACGCGACTTCGCCCCCCGGCGCAGCCGCTACGCGGTGGTGGTGCCCGTGATCAACGAGGGGGAACGGCTGCGCGGCCAGCTGCGCCGGATGCACGACTGCGGCCACGGCCTGGACGTGCTGGTCGCCGACGGCGGCAGCACCGACGGCTCGCTGGCCGACGACTTCCTCGCCGCCCACGGCGTCCGGTCGGTGCTGGTCAAGACCGGGCCGGGCCGGCTCGGCGCCCAGCTGCGGATGGCCTTCTCGGCCGCCCTGGACGACGGCTACCAGGGGGTGATCACCGTGGACGGCAACGGCAAGGACGGCGTCGACGCGATCGCCCGGTTCGCCGCCCGGCTGGACGAGGGGTACGACTACGTGCAGGGTTCCCGGTTCGTCCGGGGCGGTCGCGCGGTCAACACCCCCTGGTCCCGCTACCTGGCCATCCGCCTGCTGCACGCGCCACTGCTGTCGGCCGGCGCGCGGACCTGGTACACCGACACCACCAACGGGTTCCGGGGGCACTCGGCGCGACTGCTGGCCGATCCCCGGGTGGGTGTCTTCCGGACCGTCTTCGACGCCTACGAGCTGCTCGCGTACCTGCCGGTACGGGCCGCCCGGCTGGGCCTGCGGGTCGGCGAGGTGCCGGTCACCCGGGCCTACCCGCGCGGGGCGGTGCCCACCAAGATCACCAAATGGTCCGGTCACCTGGACCTGCTGGCGGTCGCCGCCCGCGCCGCGACCGGACGGTACGACCCGGACGCCGGGTAG
- a CDS encoding sugar phosphate isomerase/epimerase family protein — MKVAVSNIAWEPGDDEKVADALRRAGAEAVEVAPTKVWPDPTAVSPAQAHAYGRAWARAGLPVVAAQSLLYGRPDLTLFGPGREEFVAYLGRIAELGAALGATALVFGSPRNRLRQDLPVAVADRIAVDVFGRLAERAVAAGTTFCVEANPAVYGADYLTRATEAAALVAAVDSPGLRLHLDTACMTLAGEDPAAGVRRFAPLLRHAHLSEPHLAAVGHPDPRHADFAAALRAVDYAGHLSVEMRPSDGDRVAAVERAARYAVALCGAAA; from the coding sequence ATGAAGGTGGCGGTCAGCAACATCGCCTGGGAACCCGGGGACGACGAGAAGGTCGCCGACGCGCTGCGCCGGGCCGGAGCCGAGGCCGTCGAGGTGGCGCCCACCAAGGTCTGGCCCGACCCGACCGCGGTCTCCCCGGCGCAGGCCCACGCGTACGGGCGGGCCTGGGCGCGGGCCGGCCTGCCGGTGGTCGCCGCCCAGTCGCTGCTCTACGGACGCCCCGACCTGACCCTCTTCGGGCCCGGGCGGGAGGAGTTCGTCGCGTACCTGGGCCGGATCGCCGAGCTGGGCGCCGCGCTGGGCGCGACCGCACTGGTCTTCGGCAGCCCCCGCAACCGGCTCCGGCAGGACCTGCCGGTGGCGGTGGCCGACCGGATCGCCGTCGACGTCTTCGGCCGGCTCGCCGAGCGGGCGGTCGCGGCCGGCACCACCTTCTGCGTCGAGGCCAACCCGGCGGTCTACGGCGCCGACTACCTGACCCGGGCCACCGAGGCCGCCGCGCTGGTGGCGGCGGTCGACTCGCCGGGGCTGCGGCTGCACCTGGACACCGCCTGCATGACGCTGGCCGGGGAGGACCCGGCGGCCGGCGTACGCCGGTTCGCCCCGCTGCTGCGCCACGCGCACCTGAGCGAGCCACACCTGGCGGCGGTGGGCCACCCCGATCCCCGGCACGCCGACTTCGCGGCGGCGCTGCGCGCGGTGGACTACGCCGGGCATCTCAGCGTCGAGATGCGCCCCTCGGACGGCGACCGGGTGGCGGCCGTCGAGCGGGCCGCCCGGTACGCCGTGGCCCTGTGCGGGGCGGCGGCATGA
- a CDS encoding NAD-dependent epimerase/dehydratase family protein, translating to MLTGLVGNTGFVGANLARQRAYDLQVHRPTVGAIDGRRFGRLVISAAPGVKWRANADPAADAAAVDTLIDHLRRTSADEAVLISTVDVYPEPRQVDEATAPDPDDHPQAYGRHRLRLERFVRQHYPRCLIVRLPALFGPGLRKNLVHDLMTGRTEEFCHRRSTFQFYDLGRLTTDLDRAVAAGLPVLNLATEPLPAETMAREVFGRTLRAETPDPVHYDVRTRHAAVFGADGPYVCGRDEVLAGLRTFAGERVPA from the coding sequence ATGCTCACAGGTTTGGTCGGCAACACCGGTTTCGTCGGTGCGAACCTCGCCCGGCAACGGGCCTACGACCTGCAGGTTCACCGCCCCACCGTCGGTGCGATCGACGGCCGGCGGTTCGGCCGGCTGGTCATCAGCGCGGCACCCGGCGTGAAGTGGCGGGCCAACGCCGACCCGGCCGCCGACGCCGCCGCCGTCGACACGCTGATCGACCACCTGCGCCGGACCTCGGCGGACGAGGCGGTGCTCATCTCCACCGTGGACGTCTATCCCGAGCCCCGGCAGGTGGACGAGGCGACCGCACCCGACCCGGACGACCACCCGCAGGCGTACGGCCGCCACCGGCTGCGCCTGGAACGGTTCGTCCGGCAGCACTATCCCCGCTGCCTGATCGTGCGCCTGCCGGCCCTGTTCGGTCCGGGACTGCGCAAGAACCTCGTGCACGACCTGATGACCGGGCGCACCGAGGAGTTCTGTCACCGGCGCTCGACCTTCCAGTTCTACGATCTCGGCCGGTTGACCACCGACCTGGACCGGGCCGTCGCCGCCGGACTGCCCGTGCTCAACCTGGCCACCGAGCCGCTGCCCGCCGAGACGATGGCCCGCGAGGTCTTCGGCCGGACGTTGCGCGCCGAGACGCCGGACCCGGTCCACTACGACGTACGGACCCGGCACGCCGCGGTGTTCGGCGCCGACGGGCCGTACGTCTGCGGCCGGGACGAGGTGCTCGCCGGGCTCCGGACGTTCGCCGGGGAGCGGGTGCCGGCATGA
- a CDS encoding FAD-dependent oxidoreductase — protein sequence MTEGRISIDALVFGAGIFGLWAARRLLAGGRTVGVVDVERRPLVRASLINQARGHHGYHYPRSVYTALRSASYYERFLRDFPTAVNSHMRSVYAVAAEGSYVDAAHFEKFCATVGAPATRIDPGEFFLDGSVEAAYETDEFSFDAPALRTALLARLDAYPGRLRWFLGDTVAEAGRGDCETWEVTLRSGQRITTGEIVNATYAGTNALLAAFDLPPVPLKYELCEMVLVEAPAHRDVAITVMDGPFFSLMPFGHSPWHSLSAVAYTPRLTSAETLPTFPCQERVPDCLPVALANCATCPARPVSSYPYMRALAGRFLPIGDRLRRTESMFAVKTVLRTAEVDDSRPTLIRVESERPSFVTLCSGKVNTIYDLDEAL from the coding sequence GTGACAGAGGGACGGATTTCCATCGATGCGCTCGTCTTCGGAGCGGGAATCTTCGGCCTCTGGGCCGCCCGCCGGCTGCTCGCCGGGGGCCGGACGGTCGGCGTGGTCGATGTGGAGCGACGTCCCCTGGTCCGCGCCAGCCTGATCAACCAGGCCCGCGGTCACCACGGCTACCACTACCCGCGCAGCGTCTACACCGCGCTGCGCTCGGCCAGCTACTACGAGCGCTTCCTGCGTGACTTCCCCACCGCCGTGAACAGCCACATGCGATCGGTGTACGCGGTCGCCGCGGAGGGCTCGTACGTCGACGCCGCCCACTTCGAGAAGTTCTGCGCCACGGTGGGGGCGCCGGCCACGCGCATCGACCCCGGCGAGTTCTTCCTCGACGGCAGCGTCGAGGCGGCGTACGAGACCGACGAGTTCAGCTTCGACGCGCCCGCGCTGCGCACCGCCCTGCTGGCCCGGCTGGACGCGTACCCGGGCCGGCTGCGCTGGTTCCTCGGGGACACCGTGGCCGAAGCCGGGCGCGGCGACTGCGAGACCTGGGAGGTGACGCTGCGCTCGGGACAGCGGATCACCACCGGTGAGATCGTCAACGCCACGTACGCCGGCACCAACGCCCTGCTCGCCGCCTTCGACCTGCCGCCCGTGCCGCTGAAGTACGAGCTGTGCGAGATGGTCCTGGTGGAGGCCCCGGCCCACCGGGACGTGGCGATCACCGTGATGGACGGGCCGTTCTTCTCCCTGATGCCCTTCGGGCACAGCCCGTGGCACAGCCTCAGCGCGGTGGCCTACACCCCCCGCCTGACCAGCGCCGAGACCCTGCCGACCTTCCCCTGCCAGGAGCGGGTGCCGGACTGCCTGCCGGTCGCCCTGGCCAACTGCGCGACGTGTCCCGCCCGCCCGGTCAGCAGTTATCCGTACATGCGGGCGCTCGCCGGCCGCTTCCTGCCGATCGGGGACCGGTTGCGCCGTACGGAGAGCATGTTCGCGGTCAAGACGGTGCTGCGCACGGCCGAAGTGGACGACTCCCGACCGACGCTCATCCGGGTGGAGAGCGAGCGACCGTCGTTCGTCACCTTGTGCAGCGGCAAGGTGAACACGATCTACGACCTGGATGAAGCCCTATGA
- a CDS encoding glycosyltransferase: MRHKTFVSVVLYCRDETPTLETFLDRVGPWLAEHFELHELVVVDDNSAQDPTPTVTACARRHRLNAAVIRLARRHGVEAGIKAGLDQAMGDWVFEVESPVTDFPLDVLGRMYEVATVDGCDVVTAAGDEGSLRSRIFYRLVNRYSDLDIPLRTERLRLTSRRTLTAMLAMREKVRYRKALYAVLGHRHEHLRYTPTGSGRAVPQRRLDRETTSLAFDILLSFSGFGLRLAHRLSLAFGALSLAGIGYAVTVFLVKSDLVQGWTTLAILVSGGLTGLFLILGVLGEYLARILIEVRARPTYSVRDRVVCQAAELPGQAAGPPGPYLHAQITGEQPHPAPLGSGR; the protein is encoded by the coding sequence ATGAGACACAAGACGTTCGTCAGCGTCGTGCTGTACTGCCGCGACGAGACACCCACCCTGGAGACGTTCCTGGACCGGGTGGGCCCCTGGCTGGCCGAGCACTTCGAGCTGCACGAGCTGGTGGTGGTCGACGACAACTCGGCGCAGGACCCGACCCCGACCGTGACGGCCTGCGCGAGACGCCACCGGCTCAACGCGGCGGTGATCCGGCTGGCCCGCCGGCACGGGGTGGAGGCCGGCATCAAGGCCGGTCTCGACCAGGCGATGGGCGACTGGGTCTTCGAGGTGGAGAGCCCGGTCACGGACTTCCCGCTGGACGTGCTCGGGCGGATGTACGAGGTCGCCACCGTCGACGGCTGCGACGTCGTCACCGCCGCCGGCGACGAGGGGTCGCTGCGCAGCCGGATCTTCTACCGCCTGGTCAACCGGTACAGCGACCTGGACATCCCGCTGCGCACCGAACGCCTGCGACTCACCTCCCGGCGCACCCTGACCGCGATGCTCGCGATGCGGGAGAAGGTCCGCTACCGCAAGGCGCTGTACGCGGTCCTCGGCCACCGGCACGAGCACCTGCGCTACACCCCGACCGGGTCGGGTCGCGCGGTGCCGCAGCGCCGCCTCGACCGGGAGACCACCAGCCTCGCCTTCGACATCCTGCTGTCGTTCTCCGGCTTCGGGCTGCGGCTGGCGCACCGGCTGTCGCTCGCGTTCGGCGCGCTGTCCCTCGCCGGGATCGGCTACGCGGTCACCGTGTTCCTGGTGAAGTCCGACCTCGTCCAGGGCTGGACCACGCTGGCGATCCTGGTGTCGGGCGGCCTCACCGGCCTGTTCCTCATCCTCGGCGTGCTCGGCGAGTACCTGGCCCGCATCCTGATCGAGGTCCGGGCCCGGCCGACGTACTCGGTCCGGGACCGGGTGGTCTGCCAGGCGGCCGAGCTGCCCGGGCAGGCGGCCGGGCCGCCGGGGCCCTACCTGCACGCGCAGATCACCGGCGAGCAGCCCCACCCGGCGCCGCTCGGGTCGGGCCGGTGA
- the yaaA gene encoding peroxide stress protein YaaA — protein sequence MLILLPPSEGKAAAGTGRRLDLTRLHLPELTPAREEVLAALVALSAGPDEAAARAALGLSEGQRDELRRNARLREAATAPAERLYTGVLYEALDLASLPDAARRAARRSVLISSGLWGAVRLADRIPPYRCPVGARLPGVGALSAYWRRELAPAMVAAAGSGPVLDLRSGAYAATWTPHGALAERTVTVRVLHERDVAGVPTRSVVSHFNKATKGRLVRDLLTADARPRTATALVGALRDLKYTVEEHPTRPGRPRELDVVVTEL from the coding sequence ATGCTCATCCTGCTGCCCCCGTCCGAGGGGAAGGCCGCGGCCGGCACCGGTCGGCGGCTGGACCTGACCCGGCTGCACCTGCCGGAGCTGACCCCGGCCCGGGAGGAGGTGCTGGCCGCCCTCGTCGCGCTCAGCGCCGGGCCGGACGAGGCGGCGGCCCGGGCCGCGCTGGGTCTCAGCGAGGGGCAGCGCGACGAGCTGCGCCGCAACGCCCGACTGCGGGAGGCGGCGACCGCGCCGGCCGAGCGGCTGTACACCGGCGTGCTCTACGAGGCGCTCGACCTGGCCTCGTTGCCGGACGCGGCCCGCCGCGCCGCGCGCCGCTCGGTGCTGATCAGCTCCGGCCTCTGGGGCGCGGTCCGACTCGCCGACCGGATCCCGCCGTACCGCTGCCCGGTGGGGGCACGGCTGCCCGGGGTGGGGGCGCTGTCGGCGTACTGGCGGCGGGAGCTGGCACCGGCGATGGTGGCGGCGGCCGGCAGCGGCCCGGTTCTGGACCTGCGCTCCGGGGCGTACGCGGCCACCTGGACGCCGCACGGCGCGCTCGCCGAGCGGACGGTGACCGTGCGGGTGCTGCACGAGCGGGACGTGGCCGGGGTGCCGACGCGGTCCGTGGTGAGCCACTTCAACAAGGCGACCAAGGGGCGGCTGGTGCGCGACCTGCTGACCGCCGACGCACGGCCGCGTACCGCGACCGCCCTGGTCGGGGCGCTGCGCGACCTGAAGTACACGGTCGAGGAGCACCCGACGCGCCCGGGCCGGCCCCGGGAACTCGACGTCGTGGTGACCGAGCTCTAG
- a CDS encoding App1 family protein: MPPTPPDELAVPQLHRAARIEDAVHGLVERRLRRTGWQANIIAYAGYGAPGWARVLCRVLLGRPDTRQQGRLDKVRGWRSFATLPAKFATVSIEVDGVRQEARADRSGFVDTVVEGTFTPGWACVRLSVPDAEPVEALVRILDPEVRFGILSDIDDTVMVTALPRPLLAAWNTFVLDEHARAAVPGMAVLYERLVTAHPGAPVFYLSTGAWNVAPTLTRFLSRHLYPAGPLLLTDWGPTADRWFRSGREHKRATLARLAREFPEVRWLLIGDDGQHDQEIYREFAAAHPENIAGVAIRRLSPTQSVLAGSLPAPAGRSSTGPVGQKWLSAPDGAGLWKLLREAGLV, encoded by the coding sequence GTGCCACCCACACCGCCGGACGAACTCGCCGTACCGCAGCTGCACCGGGCCGCCCGCATCGAGGACGCGGTGCACGGCCTGGTGGAGCGCCGGCTGCGGCGCACCGGGTGGCAGGCCAACATCATCGCGTACGCCGGCTACGGCGCCCCCGGTTGGGCGCGGGTGCTCTGCCGGGTGCTGCTCGGCCGCCCCGACACCCGGCAGCAGGGCCGCCTGGACAAGGTGCGCGGCTGGCGCAGCTTCGCCACCCTGCCGGCGAAGTTCGCCACGGTGAGCATCGAGGTCGACGGGGTGCGCCAGGAGGCGCGGGCCGACCGCAGCGGCTTCGTCGACACCGTGGTCGAAGGCACCTTCACCCCCGGCTGGGCCTGCGTACGCCTCAGCGTGCCCGACGCGGAGCCGGTCGAGGCGCTGGTCCGCATCCTCGACCCGGAGGTCCGCTTCGGCATCCTCTCCGACATCGACGACACGGTGATGGTGACGGCGCTGCCCCGGCCGCTGCTCGCCGCCTGGAACACCTTCGTCCTCGACGAGCACGCCCGGGCCGCCGTGCCCGGCATGGCGGTGCTGTACGAGCGGCTGGTCACCGCCCACCCCGGCGCACCGGTCTTCTACCTCTCCACCGGCGCGTGGAACGTCGCCCCGACGCTCACCCGCTTCCTCTCCCGGCACCTCTACCCGGCCGGACCGCTGCTGCTCACCGACTGGGGGCCGACGGCCGACCGGTGGTTCCGCAGCGGGCGTGAGCACAAGCGGGCCACCCTGGCCCGGCTGGCCCGGGAGTTCCCCGAGGTGCGCTGGCTGCTGATCGGTGACGACGGGCAGCACGACCAGGAGATCTACCGCGAGTTCGCCGCGGCGCACCCGGAGAACATCGCCGGTGTGGCGATCCGCCGGCTCTCGCCCACCCAGTCGGTGCTCGCCGGTAGCCTGCCCGCTCCGGCGGGCCGCTCGTCCACCGGACCGGTGGGCCAGAAGTGGCTCTCCGCCCCCGACGGCGCCGGCCTCTGGAAACTCCTCCGCGAGGCCGGCCTGGTCTAG